Proteins found in one Streptomyces sp. NBC_00461 genomic segment:
- a CDS encoding NADP-dependent oxidoreductase gives MINREWHLLSRPVGWPKPEDFALVETEVGTPGEGQVLVRNQYLSVDPYMRGRMSDAKSYVAPFELGKVMQGGAVGEVIASNAEGVAVGDHLLHFLGWREYAVVDAKTAVKVDPEAAPLSTYLGVLGMTGLTAYAGLLRVGAFKEGDAVFVSGAAGAVGSQVGQIARLKGASRVIGSAGSDEKVKVLIEEYGFDAAFNYKNGPVWEQLKEAAPDGIDVYFDNVGGEHLEAAIGALNLKGRAVICGMISQYNSTEPAVGPRNMVKILQNRLRVEGVLVGDHYDLQPEFVREVGPWVASGQLKYRETVAEGIENNLEAFLGVLRGDNTGKMIVKL, from the coding sequence ATGATCAACCGCGAATGGCACCTGCTCAGCCGTCCCGTCGGCTGGCCGAAGCCAGAGGACTTCGCCCTGGTCGAGACCGAGGTCGGGACGCCGGGCGAGGGGCAGGTGCTGGTCCGCAACCAGTACCTCTCCGTCGACCCGTACATGCGCGGCCGCATGAGTGACGCGAAGTCGTACGTCGCGCCCTTCGAGCTCGGCAAGGTCATGCAGGGCGGCGCGGTCGGCGAGGTCATCGCCTCCAACGCCGAGGGCGTAGCCGTCGGCGACCACCTCCTGCACTTCCTCGGCTGGCGCGAGTACGCGGTCGTGGACGCGAAAACCGCCGTCAAGGTCGACCCGGAGGCCGCGCCGCTGAGCACGTACCTCGGCGTCCTCGGCATGACCGGCCTGACGGCGTACGCGGGTCTGCTGCGGGTCGGCGCGTTCAAGGAGGGCGACGCCGTCTTCGTGTCCGGCGCCGCGGGTGCCGTCGGCAGCCAGGTCGGCCAGATCGCCAGGCTCAAGGGTGCCTCGCGGGTCATCGGCTCCGCCGGCTCCGACGAGAAGGTCAAGGTCCTCATCGAGGAGTACGGCTTCGACGCCGCCTTCAACTACAAGAACGGCCCGGTCTGGGAGCAGCTCAAGGAGGCCGCCCCCGACGGCATCGACGTCTACTTCGACAACGTCGGCGGCGAGCACCTGGAGGCCGCGATCGGCGCGCTCAACCTCAAGGGGCGGGCCGTGATCTGCGGCATGATCTCGCAGTACAACTCGACCGAGCCGGCCGTCGGCCCGCGCAACATGGTCAAGATCCTGCAGAACCGCCTCCGCGTCGAGGGCGTTCTCGTCGGCGACCACTACGACCTGCAGCCCGAGTTCGTGCGGGAGGTCGGCCCCTGGGTCGCCTCGGGGCAGCTCAAGTACCGCGAGACCGTCGCCGAGGGCATCGAGAACAACCTGGAGGCCTTCCTCGGCGTCCTGCGCGGTGACAACACCGGGAAGATGATCGTCAAGCTCTGA
- a CDS encoding organic hydroperoxide resistance protein — protein sequence MSIQQTGIQQTDVLYTAVATAHNGRDGRVATDDGKLDVVVNPPKELGGNGAGTNPEQLFAAGYSACFQGALGVVARQEKADITGATVTAKVGLGKNDDGFGIIVEISAEIPNVDTETAKGLLKKAHQVCPYSKATRGNITVTLV from the coding sequence ATGTCCATCCAGCAGACCGGCATCCAGCAGACCGACGTCCTGTACACGGCCGTCGCCACCGCACACAACGGTCGCGACGGCCGGGTCGCCACCGACGACGGCAAGCTCGACGTCGTCGTCAACCCGCCCAAGGAATTGGGCGGCAACGGCGCCGGCACCAACCCGGAGCAGCTGTTCGCGGCCGGTTACAGCGCCTGCTTCCAGGGCGCGCTGGGCGTCGTCGCCCGCCAGGAGAAGGCCGACATCACCGGTGCGACGGTCACCGCGAAGGTCGGCCTCGGCAAGAACGACGACGGCTTCGGCATCATCGTCGAAATCTCCGCCGAGATCCCGAACGTCGACACGGAGACCGCGAAGGGCCTCCTGAAGAAGGCCCACCAGGTCTGCCCGTACTCGAAGGCGACCCGCGGCAACATCACCGTGACGCTTGTCTGA
- a CDS encoding ABC transporter substrate-binding protein, translating into MLNRRNFLTAAVGVAAAGGLAACAKKDDSGSSGSGGGSKAITLGFSQVGAESGWRAANTTSVKSAAKEAGYTLKFSDAQQKQENQISAIRNYIAQKVDVIAFSPVVVTGWDAVLKEAKAAKIPVVLTDRSVETSDDSLYVTLVGSDFTDEGRRAARMLEKVIAKAGLKGPVKIAQLEGTTGAAPAIERGKGFKEVMAAEHKDDWKIVASQSGDFTRAGGKQVMAALLQSHKDINVLFAHNDDMAIGAIQSIEAAGKKPGKDILIVSVDGVHDGFVAMSQGKINGIVECNPLLGPQLMEVVKKVHDGQKVERWIKTKEGDFTQDQAKAELPNRKY; encoded by the coding sequence ATGCTCAACAGAAGGAACTTCCTCACCGCGGCGGTCGGCGTGGCAGCCGCGGGTGGACTGGCCGCCTGTGCCAAGAAGGACGACAGCGGCTCCTCCGGCTCCGGGGGCGGCAGCAAGGCGATCACGCTCGGCTTCTCCCAGGTCGGCGCGGAGAGCGGCTGGCGCGCCGCCAACACCACCTCCGTGAAGTCCGCGGCCAAGGAGGCGGGTTACACCCTCAAGTTCTCCGACGCCCAGCAGAAGCAGGAGAACCAGATCTCCGCGATCCGCAACTACATCGCGCAGAAGGTGGACGTCATCGCCTTCTCGCCGGTGGTCGTCACCGGCTGGGACGCGGTGCTCAAGGAGGCCAAGGCCGCGAAGATCCCGGTGGTCCTCACCGACCGCTCGGTGGAGACCTCCGACGACTCGCTGTACGTCACGCTCGTCGGCTCCGACTTCACCGACGAGGGCCGGCGCGCGGCCCGGATGCTGGAGAAGGTCATAGCCAAGGCCGGCCTCAAGGGCCCGGTGAAGATCGCCCAGCTGGAGGGCACCACCGGAGCCGCCCCCGCGATCGAGCGCGGCAAGGGCTTCAAGGAGGTCATGGCGGCCGAGCACAAGGACGACTGGAAGATCGTCGCCAGCCAGAGCGGCGACTTCACCCGCGCCGGCGGCAAGCAGGTCATGGCGGCCCTGCTGCAGTCCCACAAGGACATCAACGTGCTCTTCGCGCACAACGACGACATGGCCATCGGCGCCATCCAGTCGATCGAGGCAGCCGGCAAGAAGCCCGGCAAGGACATCCTGATCGTCTCGGTCGACGGCGTCCACGACGGCTTCGTCGCCATGTCCCAGGGCAAGATCAACGGCATCGTCGAGTGCAACCCGCTGCTCGGCCCCCAGCTGATGGAGGTCGTGAAGAAGGTCCACGACGGCCAGAAGGTCGAGCGCTGGATCAAGACCAAGGAGGGCGACTTCACGCAGGACCAGGCGAAGGCCGAGCTCCCGAACCGCAAGTACTGA
- a CDS encoding ABC transporter permease, with protein sequence MSTTSRWRALTHHHLFWPVAVLVFLLLVNVPFTPDFFSVKMTDGHLYGSLVSIVLFGSPLILVAVGMTVVIATGGIDLSVGAVVAITGALACSYISHQADQGALSGVLLAMGLGLLAAVVCGLWNGFLVARMGIQPIIATLIIMVAGRGVAQLITDGQIITIESKPYELIGGGYWLTLPFSIFVVAVVVAVTVALTRRTALGLLIEAVGGNAEASRLVGIRSRRIKIMVYVFCALCAAIAGLMISSNTSAADGNNAGLWIELDAILAVVIGGTSLLGGRFSIGGTVVGALVIQTLTTTIYTIGVPTQTNLVFKAAVVIVVCLLQSPKFRAKVFGAKFGARFGAKSGAKTAVASADTAAETDAAPKMEVS encoded by the coding sequence GTGAGCACCACTTCCCGATGGCGAGCACTGACACACCACCACCTGTTCTGGCCGGTCGCGGTCCTTGTCTTCCTGCTGCTCGTCAACGTGCCCTTCACCCCTGACTTCTTCTCGGTCAAGATGACGGACGGCCATCTCTACGGCAGCCTCGTCTCGATCGTGCTGTTCGGATCGCCCCTCATCCTGGTGGCGGTCGGCATGACCGTGGTCATCGCCACCGGCGGCATCGACCTCTCCGTCGGTGCCGTGGTCGCCATCACCGGGGCACTCGCCTGCTCCTACATCAGCCACCAGGCCGACCAGGGCGCCCTGTCCGGGGTGCTGCTCGCCATGGGCCTGGGCCTGCTGGCCGCGGTCGTCTGCGGCCTGTGGAACGGCTTCCTGGTCGCCAGGATGGGCATCCAGCCGATCATCGCCACGCTGATCATCATGGTCGCCGGACGCGGTGTCGCCCAGCTGATCACCGACGGCCAGATCATCACCATCGAAAGCAAGCCGTACGAGCTGATCGGCGGCGGCTACTGGCTGACGCTGCCGTTCTCCATCTTCGTGGTGGCCGTGGTCGTGGCCGTCACCGTGGCGCTGACCCGCCGCACGGCGCTCGGGCTGCTGATCGAGGCGGTCGGCGGCAATGCCGAGGCCAGCCGCCTCGTGGGGATCAGGTCCCGGCGCATCAAGATCATGGTGTACGTGTTCTGCGCGCTGTGCGCCGCCATCGCGGGCCTGATGATCAGCTCCAACACCTCGGCCGCGGACGGCAACAACGCCGGTCTGTGGATCGAACTCGACGCGATCCTCGCGGTGGTGATCGGCGGCACCTCACTGCTGGGCGGCCGGTTCTCCATCGGCGGCACGGTGGTCGGCGCCCTCGTCATCCAGACCCTGACGACCACGATCTACACCATCGGTGTGCCGACCCAGACCAACCTGGTCTTCAAGGCCGCCGTCGTCATCGTCGTCTGCCTGCTCCAGTCCCCGAAGTTCCGCGCCAAGGTCTTCGGTGCCAAGTTCGGCGCCCGGTTCGGCGCGAAGAGTGGCGCCAAGACGGCCGTGGCTTCGGCGGACACCGCCGCGGAGACCGACGCCGCTCCGAAGATGGAGGTGTCGTGA
- the yjfF gene encoding galactofuranose ABC transporter, permease protein YjfF — MSATTQSPTAADSRTPSKAQRLLGDRRLPVAATALLFLVMYGVGLGRYQYYGFAEPQVFLNLFIDNSYLLVAAVGVTFVILSGGIDLSVGSVIGFTTMFTAWLVERQGVPLLLVIPMALVVGAFGGFLMGYVIHNFEIQPFIVTLAGLFLFRGLCLVISKESISISDSAVSSMAQTQVSLGMGFLSIGAIVSLVVLAVAFYVLHYTRFGRRVYAIGGNGQSALLMGLPQGGTTIAVYTVSGFCSALAGLLFTLYIQSGDPLHATGMELDAIAAVVIGGTLLTGGSGYVVGTLFGVLVLGLIKSIIQFEGTLSSWWTKIATGVLLCAFILVQRVMTGRKKT, encoded by the coding sequence ATGAGCGCGACCACCCAGAGCCCCACGGCTGCGGACAGCCGTACCCCGTCCAAGGCCCAGCGTCTGCTGGGCGACCGGCGTCTGCCCGTCGCGGCGACGGCCCTGCTCTTCCTCGTGATGTACGGGGTGGGCCTGGGCCGGTACCAGTACTACGGGTTCGCCGAACCGCAGGTCTTCCTGAACCTGTTCATCGACAACAGCTATCTGCTGGTGGCCGCGGTCGGTGTCACCTTCGTCATCCTGTCCGGCGGCATCGACCTGTCCGTCGGCTCGGTGATCGGCTTCACGACCATGTTCACGGCCTGGCTGGTGGAGCGTCAGGGGGTGCCGCTGCTGCTCGTGATCCCCATGGCGCTGGTCGTGGGCGCGTTCGGTGGCTTCCTGATGGGCTACGTCATCCACAACTTCGAGATCCAGCCCTTCATCGTGACCCTCGCCGGTCTCTTCCTCTTCCGCGGCCTGTGCCTGGTCATCAGCAAGGAGTCGATCTCCATCAGTGACTCCGCGGTCAGCAGCATGGCCCAGACGCAGGTGTCGCTGGGGATGGGGTTCCTGTCGATCGGCGCGATCGTCTCGCTGGTCGTCCTCGCCGTGGCGTTCTACGTCCTGCACTACACCCGCTTCGGGCGGCGCGTGTACGCCATCGGCGGCAACGGTCAGTCGGCCCTGCTGATGGGTCTCCCGCAGGGCGGCACGACGATCGCCGTGTACACGGTGAGCGGCTTCTGCTCGGCGCTCGCCGGTCTGCTGTTCACCCTCTACATCCAGTCCGGTGACCCGCTGCACGCGACCGGCATGGAACTCGACGCAATCGCCGCGGTCGTCATCGGCGGCACGCTGCTGACGGGCGGTTCCGGCTATGTGGTGGGCACCCTGTTCGGAGTGCTGGTGCTGGGCCTGATCAAGAGCATCATCCAGTTCGAGGGCACGCTCAGCTCCTGGTGGACGAAGATCGCCACCGGCGTGCTGCTGTGCGCGTTCATCCTGGTCCAGCGCGTCATGACGGGCCGCAAGAAGACATGA
- a CDS encoding mandelate racemase/muconate lactonizing enzyme family protein — MRITGISTHVVGTPWRNLTYVLVHTDEGITGVGETRMLGHTDALVGYLREAEQNHILGSDPFAVEDLTRRMKYGDYGRAGEIVMSGIAVVEMACWDIKGKALGVPVWQLLGGKVTDKVKAYANGWYTTERTPEAYHKAAQGVMERGYKALKIDPFGTGHFELDHEQTLYAVSLIEAVRDAIGPDTELMLEMHGRFSPATAVRLAKELAPFKPAWLEEPVPPENLKALEKVAAKVDMPLATGERIHDRIEFRELFESQAVDIIQPDVGHIGGIWETRKLAATAETHYMLVAPHNVGGPVLTAASLQVGFTAPNFKILEHFNDFADAEIKKVVKGAPQVNPEDGCFHISDAPGLGVELDVDAAAEFPQQRAHFDLWAEGWEKRNPKDAQ; from the coding sequence GTGCGCATCACCGGAATCAGCACGCATGTGGTCGGTACGCCGTGGCGCAACCTGACCTACGTCCTGGTGCACACCGACGAAGGCATCACGGGTGTCGGCGAGACCCGCATGCTGGGCCACACCGACGCGCTGGTCGGATACCTGAGGGAGGCCGAGCAGAACCACATTCTCGGGTCCGACCCGTTCGCCGTCGAGGACCTGACCCGCCGCATGAAGTACGGCGACTACGGCCGCGCCGGCGAGATCGTGATGTCCGGCATCGCCGTCGTGGAGATGGCCTGTTGGGACATCAAGGGTAAGGCCCTCGGTGTGCCCGTGTGGCAGCTGCTCGGCGGCAAGGTCACCGACAAGGTCAAGGCCTACGCCAACGGGTGGTACACGACCGAGCGGACGCCCGAGGCGTACCACAAGGCCGCTCAGGGCGTCATGGAACGCGGCTACAAGGCGCTGAAGATCGACCCCTTCGGCACGGGGCACTTCGAGCTCGACCATGAGCAGACCCTGTACGCGGTCTCCCTGATCGAGGCCGTCCGGGACGCCATCGGCCCCGACACCGAGCTGATGCTGGAGATGCACGGCCGCTTCTCCCCCGCCACCGCCGTCCGGCTGGCCAAGGAGCTCGCACCCTTCAAGCCCGCCTGGCTGGAGGAGCCGGTTCCGCCGGAGAACCTGAAGGCGCTGGAGAAGGTCGCCGCGAAGGTGGACATGCCGCTGGCCACGGGTGAGCGCATCCACGACCGGATCGAGTTCCGGGAGCTCTTCGAGAGCCAGGCCGTCGACATCATCCAGCCGGACGTCGGCCACATCGGCGGCATCTGGGAGACGCGCAAGCTCGCCGCGACCGCCGAGACCCACTACATGCTGGTCGCCCCGCACAACGTGGGTGGGCCCGTGCTCACTGCCGCCTCGCTCCAGGTCGGCTTCACCGCCCCGAACTTCAAGATCCTTGAGCACTTCAACGACTTCGCGGACGCCGAGATCAAGAAGGTGGTCAAGGGCGCGCCGCAGGTGAACCCGGAGGACGGCTGCTTCCACATCTCCGACGCGCCCGGCCTGGGCGTGGAGCTGGACGTGGACGCCGCTGCCGAGTTCCCCCAGCAGCGGGCGCACTTCGACCTGTGGGCCGAGGGCTGGGAGAAGCGGAACCCGAAGGACGCCCAGTGA
- a CDS encoding SCO2400 family protein: protein MDYCHPCQRHLNGALACPGCGTHVEQLRAYRDAYEPEPYDETVALADHDVPVAPDGHADDGDGREDEGDEPHGRAARRREQGRGGRRSPATAGGATDASRRDRKAALHRRRRKRTLLVAAGFVLAAGGLSLAELGVDAPGFSSHDPSAAGGESEVDRSTAEPSESARPLGDGTGIPDSKSSTSPPASASPSASKSADGEDDATPTGKATRSAAPPGSADSTPPPASGSTPTSDPTTSDPSPQPSETCKRFLWWCS from the coding sequence ATGGACTACTGCCACCCGTGCCAACGGCACCTCAACGGCGCCCTCGCCTGTCCGGGGTGCGGGACACACGTCGAGCAGCTACGTGCGTACCGGGATGCCTACGAGCCGGAGCCGTACGACGAAACCGTTGCTCTCGCCGATCATGATGTCCCCGTGGCTCCCGATGGGCATGCCGACGACGGCGACGGTCGTGAGGACGAGGGCGACGAGCCGCACGGTCGCGCCGCGCGCCGTCGCGAGCAGGGCCGGGGCGGTCGACGGAGTCCCGCCACCGCGGGCGGCGCGACGGATGCGAGCCGTCGCGACCGCAAGGCCGCGCTCCATCGCCGACGCCGCAAGCGCACGCTGCTCGTCGCCGCGGGTTTCGTCCTGGCGGCGGGTGGTCTGAGCCTGGCCGAACTCGGTGTGGACGCGCCGGGGTTCTCGTCCCACGACCCGTCCGCGGCCGGGGGCGAGTCCGAGGTCGACCGCTCGACGGCGGAGCCGAGCGAGTCCGCACGGCCCTTGGGCGACGGGACGGGGATCCCCGACAGCAAGTCCTCGACGTCCCCGCCCGCCTCCGCCTCGCCGTCGGCGTCCAAGTCCGCCGACGGCGAGGACGACGCGACCCCGACCGGCAAGGCAACCCGATCAGCGGCTCCCCCCGGCTCCGCCGACTCGACGCCCCCGCCCGCCTCGGGCTCGACCCCGACCTCCGACCCGACGACCTCCGACCCGTCCCCGCAGCCGTCGGAAACGTGCAAGCGATTCCTGTGGTGGTGCTCGTAG
- a CDS encoding MarR family winged helix-turn-helix transcriptional regulator — translation MATPPKTPRPDELTLEVVELIGDIVARYHEDYEDAAAEHSLTGAQARLLSLLSLEPLPMRKLAQKLRCEPSNVTGIVDRLESRGLVERRSDPADRRVKLAAATQEGRRVAKDLRESLRFAREPLAGLGKEERMALRGLLRRMLQQTED, via the coding sequence ATGGCCACACCACCGAAGACCCCTCGTCCCGATGAACTGACCCTGGAGGTCGTCGAGCTCATCGGTGACATCGTGGCCCGCTATCACGAGGACTACGAGGACGCCGCGGCCGAGCACTCGCTGACCGGCGCCCAGGCCCGTCTGCTGAGTCTGCTCTCCCTGGAACCGCTGCCCATGCGCAAACTGGCCCAGAAACTCAGGTGCGAGCCGTCCAATGTGACCGGCATCGTCGACCGCCTGGAGTCCCGTGGCCTGGTGGAACGCCGCTCCGACCCGGCCGACCGGCGCGTGAAGCTGGCGGCGGCTACGCAGGAGGGCCGACGGGTGGCCAAGGACCTGCGCGAGTCCCTGCGCTTCGCGCGCGAACCGCTGGCGGGGCTCGGCAAGGAGGAACGGATGGCACTGAGGGGCTTGCTGCGGCGGATGCTGCAGCAGACCGAGGACTGA
- a CDS encoding sugar ABC transporter ATP-binding protein, with amino-acid sequence MAEPRPVLEMTGIVKEFPGVRALSGVDFRLFPGEIHALMGENGAGKSTLIKVLTGVYSLDGGTITLDGKSVLFGSPLQAQQAGISTVYQEVNLCPNLSVAENIFIGREPTRMGRIQWKRMRKEAAELVDRLGLDIDVTAPLSSYPLAVQQLVAIVRSVGTGDSDGQGSGTKVLVLDEPTSSLDRDEVHELFRLMRRLKDEGVAILFVSHFLDQIYEICDRMTVLRNGTLVGEHMVSDLDQVGLIQLMIGKALDQLEELHDQQLHSDVGETLLKADGLGRSGGIAPFDLEIKKGEVLGLAGLLGSGRTELARLLFGADQPDSGKVSIGGKQVSMSAPNAAIDAGVAFCSENRKTEGLVPDLTVRENIILALQASRGWTRPIPVSQRDELVAKYIKALDIRPANPEARAGQLSGGNQQKVLLARWLITQPKLLILDEPTRGIDVGAKTEIQKLVVSLSEDGMSVLYIAAELEEVLRLSHTIGVLRDRRLVAQLANGPEITSSRIMETIASGEHQ; translated from the coding sequence ATGGCAGAGCCGCGGCCCGTCCTGGAGATGACGGGCATAGTGAAGGAGTTTCCGGGGGTACGGGCTCTGTCGGGCGTCGACTTCCGGCTCTTCCCCGGCGAGATCCACGCCCTGATGGGCGAGAACGGAGCCGGGAAGTCCACTCTCATCAAGGTGCTGACGGGGGTGTACTCCCTGGACGGCGGCACGATCACCCTGGACGGCAAGTCCGTGCTGTTCGGCAGCCCGCTGCAGGCGCAGCAGGCCGGCATCAGCACCGTCTACCAGGAGGTGAACCTCTGCCCCAACCTGTCGGTGGCGGAGAACATCTTCATCGGACGCGAGCCGACCCGCATGGGCCGTATCCAGTGGAAGCGGATGCGCAAGGAGGCGGCGGAGCTGGTGGACCGGCTCGGCCTCGACATCGACGTGACCGCGCCCCTGTCCTCGTACCCGTTGGCCGTGCAGCAACTGGTCGCGATCGTGCGGTCGGTGGGCACCGGCGACAGCGACGGCCAGGGATCGGGCACCAAGGTGCTGGTCCTGGACGAGCCGACGTCCAGCCTCGACCGTGACGAGGTCCACGAGCTGTTCCGCCTGATGCGGCGGCTCAAGGACGAGGGCGTGGCGATCCTGTTCGTCTCGCACTTCCTCGACCAGATCTACGAGATCTGCGACCGGATGACCGTCCTGCGCAACGGCACGCTCGTCGGCGAGCACATGGTCAGCGACCTCGACCAGGTCGGGCTGATCCAGCTGATGATCGGCAAGGCCCTGGACCAGCTGGAGGAGCTGCACGACCAGCAGCTGCACTCGGACGTCGGCGAGACGCTGCTGAAGGCGGACGGCCTCGGCAGGAGCGGCGGCATCGCCCCCTTCGACCTGGAGATCAAGAAGGGCGAGGTGCTCGGACTCGCCGGCCTGCTGGGATCGGGCCGGACCGAACTCGCCCGGCTGCTCTTCGGCGCCGACCAGCCGGACAGCGGCAAGGTGTCCATCGGTGGCAAGCAGGTCTCGATGAGCGCCCCGAACGCCGCGATCGACGCCGGCGTGGCCTTCTGCTCCGAGAACCGCAAGACCGAGGGCCTGGTGCCCGACCTGACGGTGCGGGAGAACATCATCCTGGCCCTGCAGGCCTCACGCGGCTGGACGCGGCCCATCCCGGTATCCCAGCGCGACGAACTCGTCGCCAAGTACATCAAGGCGCTGGACATCCGGCCCGCCAACCCCGAGGCCAGGGCCGGCCAGCTCAGCGGCGGCAACCAGCAGAAGGTGCTGCTGGCCCGGTGGCTGATCACCCAGCCGAAGCTGCTGATCCTGGACGAGCCGACGCGCGGCATCGACGTCGGTGCCAAGACGGAGATCCAGAAACTCGTGGTCTCCCTCTCCGAGGACGGCATGTCCGTGCTGTACATCGCGGCCGAGCTGGAGGAGGTACTCCGGCTCAGTCACACCATCGGAGTGCTGCGCGACCGCCGGCTGGTGGCGCAGCTCGCCAACGGCCCGGAGATCACCAGCAGCCGGATCATGGAGACCATCGCGAGCGGAGAACACCAGTGA
- a CDS encoding LacI family DNA-binding transcriptional regulator: protein MTHEQLRPPTMADVARLAGVSHQTVSRVLGDHPNVRDETRARVLRVIEETGYRRNSSARALVTRRTRTLGVVASDTTLYGPASTLFALEEAARAEGYLVSTVTLRKLTKETLSEALDHLSEGGVEGVVAIAPQRSAVGALTELRCPFPVVVVGSGPGVEIPSVSVDQHLGARLATGHLLAAGHRNVWHLAGPEDWQEAADRAAGWRATLEAAGVEPPMMLRGDWSPLSGYRAGQELAGWVGRGLTAVFVANDQMALGALRALREAGVRTPQDVAVVGFDDIPESEFFAPPLTTVRQDFSTVGRRGIAMLLELIEGRPHATARRIAIEPQLVVRASTFPYAVQPEGVPL from the coding sequence GTGACCCACGAGCAGCTTCGGCCGCCCACCATGGCCGACGTGGCACGCCTGGCGGGCGTGTCCCACCAGACCGTGTCCCGCGTGCTGGGTGACCACCCCAATGTGCGGGACGAGACACGGGCCAGGGTGCTGCGTGTGATCGAGGAGACGGGCTACCGCCGCAACTCCTCCGCACGGGCCCTGGTGACCCGGCGCACCCGGACATTGGGGGTGGTGGCCTCCGACACCACCCTCTACGGACCGGCCAGTACCTTGTTCGCGCTGGAGGAGGCGGCGCGGGCCGAGGGGTATCTCGTCTCGACGGTCACTCTGCGCAAACTGACCAAGGAGACGCTGTCCGAGGCCCTGGACCACCTCAGTGAGGGCGGGGTGGAGGGAGTGGTCGCGATCGCCCCGCAGCGGTCCGCGGTGGGCGCGCTGACCGAACTGCGCTGCCCCTTCCCGGTGGTGGTGGTGGGCAGCGGGCCGGGCGTGGAGATTCCCAGCGTCAGCGTGGACCAGCACCTCGGAGCCCGGCTGGCCACCGGCCACCTGCTTGCCGCGGGTCACCGTAACGTCTGGCACCTCGCCGGGCCCGAGGACTGGCAGGAGGCGGCCGACCGGGCGGCCGGCTGGCGGGCGACCCTCGAAGCGGCGGGGGTCGAGCCACCCATGATGCTGCGCGGGGACTGGAGTCCGCTGTCGGGTTACCGCGCCGGCCAGGAACTGGCCGGCTGGGTGGGCCGGGGGCTGACCGCCGTCTTCGTCGCCAACGACCAGATGGCGCTGGGGGCGTTGCGGGCGCTGCGGGAGGCCGGGGTGCGCACTCCCCAGGACGTGGCGGTGGTGGGCTTCGACGACATCCCGGAGTCGGAGTTCTTCGCTCCTCCCCTCACCACCGTCCGGCAGGACTTCTCGACGGTGGGAAGGCGCGGCATCGCGATGCTCCTGGAGCTGATCGAGGGCCGGCCGCACGCCACCGCGCGCAGGATCGCCATCGAACCCCAACTCGTCGTCCGAGCCAGTACTTTCCCGTACGCCGTCCAACCGGAGGGCGTACCTCTCTGA
- a CDS encoding zinc-dependent alcohol dehydrogenase: MSSAAVVVDAPGAFHLAEHTPRDPGPGEALVRVHASGICGSDREVFQGNRPEGYVRYPLTPGHEWSGTVERVGAGVTESLVGRKVVGEGFRNCQVCDRCHAGETTLCSAGYEETGFTQPGAMAPTLTLPARLLHVLSDDADLTAAALLEPAACIAAAALKANAQPGEKVAVVGTGTLGMFAVQFLKAVSPVELLVVGTRRDREALSRQYGATDFRTKDEPLPDDFDVVIETAGSADAARTSAALLRRGGRLVLTGIPAPGANGLDPTDLVVRQLEVHSVFGAPPDAWAHTVRVFGAGLLDPLPLVTHELPLAEFPQAIELVGSGDPKVGKVLLRP, from the coding sequence GTGAGCTCCGCGGCCGTCGTCGTCGACGCCCCGGGCGCCTTCCACCTGGCCGAGCACACACCTCGGGACCCCGGTCCGGGCGAGGCTCTGGTGCGGGTGCACGCGAGCGGGATCTGCGGCAGCGACCGGGAGGTGTTCCAGGGCAACCGGCCCGAGGGATACGTGCGCTACCCGCTCACGCCCGGCCACGAGTGGTCCGGAACGGTGGAGCGGGTCGGCGCCGGGGTCACCGAGTCGCTGGTCGGCCGCAAGGTGGTCGGCGAAGGCTTCCGGAACTGCCAGGTGTGCGACCGCTGCCACGCGGGTGAGACCACACTGTGCAGCGCCGGGTACGAGGAGACCGGGTTCACCCAGCCGGGCGCGATGGCGCCCACGCTGACCCTCCCGGCGAGGTTGCTGCACGTGCTGTCCGACGACGCCGACCTGACGGCGGCGGCCCTGCTGGAGCCGGCCGCCTGCATCGCGGCCGCTGCTCTCAAGGCGAACGCGCAGCCGGGCGAGAAGGTCGCCGTGGTCGGCACCGGCACCCTCGGAATGTTCGCGGTGCAGTTCCTCAAGGCCGTCTCGCCGGTGGAGCTGCTGGTCGTCGGCACCCGCCGGGACCGCGAGGCGCTGTCGCGGCAGTACGGCGCGACCGACTTCCGTACGAAGGACGAGCCGCTCCCGGACGACTTCGACGTCGTCATCGAGACCGCCGGGTCCGCCGACGCCGCGCGGACCTCCGCCGCCCTGCTGCGGCGTGGCGGGCGCCTGGTCCTCACCGGGATCCCGGCGCCCGGCGCGAACGGGCTCGACCCCACGGATCTCGTCGTACGGCAGCTGGAGGTGCACTCGGTCTTCGGAGCGCCGCCGGACGCGTGGGCTCACACCGTGCGGGTGTTCGGGGCCGGGTTGCTCGACCCGCTGCCGCTGGTCACACACGAGCTGCCGCTCGCGGAGTTCCCGCAGGCCATCGAGCTCGTCGGCTCCGGCGATCCGAAGGTCGGCAAGGTCCTCCTTCGCCCCTAG